Proteins co-encoded in one Lacerta agilis isolate rLacAgi1 chromosome 6, rLacAgi1.pri, whole genome shotgun sequence genomic window:
- the LOC117047804 gene encoding LOW QUALITY PROTEIN: small acidic protein-like (The sequence of the model RefSeq protein was modified relative to this genomic sequence to represent the inferred CDS: inserted 4 bases in 2 codons), translated as MSTARESQPERGHGVKRAASPDLGSSSWEAADLGNEERKQKFLRLMGAAKKEHTGRLVIGDHRSTSQXVGEEDKKMNDELETQFQQSMDSTMSGQNRRHCGLGFSEFEEDKGDPEDTRDSLEPGSSEDSESGSESEQEEAAESTEKHSDAEDPQAKKNSKSNYKIXKSSGT; from the exons atgagcaccgccaGGGAGTCCCAGCCTGAGCGCGGCCATGGAGTGAAGCGAGCGGCCTCCCCCGACCTTGGATCTAGCAGCTGGGAGGCAGCAGACCTGGGTaatgaagaaagaaagcaaaagttCTTGAGACTTATGGGTGCTGCAAAGAAAGAGCATACTGGCCGTCTTGTTATTGGAGACCACAGATCAACTTCTCA TGTAGGGGAAGAAGACAAGAAAATGAATGATGAGCTagaaactcagttccagcaaaGCATGGATAGCACCATGTCGGGACAGAACCGGCGGCATTGTGGACTCGGCTTCAGTGAGTTTGAAGAAGACAAAGGAGATCCAGAGGATACAAGAGACTCTCTGGAGCCAGGAAGCTCAGAGGACTCAGAAAGTGGTTCTGAGTCTGAGCAAGAAGAGGCTGCAGAATCTACTGAAAAGCACAGCGATGCTGAAGATCCTCAAGCTAAGAAAAATTCAAAAAGCAACTATAAAAT TAAATCCAGTGGTACATAA
- the ZFP64 gene encoding zinc finger protein 64 isoform X1: MNPSAATGQPFPSPVQFPGGTTVLVELTPDIHICGLCKQQFNNLDAFVAHKRSGCQLSGAAAETTSTVQFVAEETVPATQTQTTTRTITSETQTITVSAPEFVFEHGYQTYLPGESSEPQPAAVVTTTPKPRARKSATSGAQKKLNCCYPGCQFKTSYGMKDMERHLRTHTGDKPHKCEVCGKSFSRKDKLKMHMRSHSGVKPYKCKHCDYAASESSSLNKHQRIHSNERPFKCQICPYASRNSSQLTVHLRSHTGDAPFQCRLCSAKFKINSDLKRHMRVHTGEKPYKCDYCDVRCAMKGNLKSHIRIKHSMENAYRCLECEFQCGNKTSLRHHLRTHQPEQPVKCSECSYSCSNKATLKVHERIHFKDRPFKCEFCSFDTKQRSNLTTHMKKAHGDKVRVKKKAAEKGEGERLKEGSSRQVARLEAKKAFKCDLCEASFVREDSLRSHKRQHVEYNGAKNTELAVLQFQVDPTRPTGAPITVSHLQVPLQASSYGKGQVKIIVGHQVPQAGGLVQAASVNIVPPALISQNQEDLSGNGQLQILQQVSLLAPPLPPGSQAESISMGQPAVLLTTHSPAERSTPNQTLIPDIPVGSHEATAAQAFISSAEISCSDLEGLNALIQEGAGEVTVVSDEDQSITVATSVPPPPIFSSPPHTDVPKQVYSIIQSGASLLCPADSIPD, encoded by the exons ATGAACCCCAGCGCCGCGACCGGCCAGCCTTTCCCCAGCCCCGTGCAAT TTCCAGGAGGCACCACTGTCCTGGTGGAGCTCACACCAGATATTCACATTTGTGGCCTGTGCAAGCAGCAGTTCAATAACCTAGATGCATTCGTCGCTCACAAGAGAAGCGGCTGCCAGCTGTCCGGCGCAGCAGCGGAGACCACCAGCACGGTACAGTTCGTAGCAGAAGAAACCGTGCCAGCGACCCAGACCCAAACCACAACAAGGACCATCACTTCAGAAACCCAAACTATCACAG TTTCTGCGCCAGAGTTTGTTTTTGAGCATGGCTACCAAACCTACCTACCTGGTGAGAGCAGCGAGCCTCAGCCTGCCGCCGTTGTCACCACTACACCGAAACCTCGCGCCAGAAAGTCTGCCACATCAGGGGCGCAAAAGAAACTTAACTGCTGCTACCCAG GCTGCCAGTTCAAGACATCCTACGGTATGAAAGACATGGAACGACATTTAAGAACACACACTG GTGACAAGCCCCACAAATGTGAGGtttgcgggaagagcttcagccgcAAAGACAAGCTGAAAATGCACATGCGATCCCACAGCGGAGTGAAGCCCTACAAGTGCAAGCACTGTGACTACGCAGCTTCCGAAAGCAGCAGCCTGAACAAGCACCAGCGCATCCATTCCAACGAGCGCCCTTTCAAGTGCCAGATCTGCCCTTACGCAAGCCGCAATTCCAGCCAGCTCACGGTGCATCTCAGGTCTCATACAG GAGACGCTCCCTTCCAGTGCCGCCTCTGCAGCGCCAAATTCAAAATCAACTCGGACTTGAAGAGGCACATGCGCgtgcacacgggggagaagccctacaagtgcgaCTACTGCGACGTGCGCTGTGCCATGAAGGGCAACCTGAAGTCGCACATCCGCATCAAGCACAGCATGGAGAACGCCTACCGGTGCCTCGAGTGCGAGTTCCAGTGCGGGAACAAGACCAGCCTCCGGCACCACCTGCGCACCCACCAGCCCGAGCAGCCTGTGAAATGCTCGGAGTGCAGCTACTCCTGCTCCAACAAGGCCACCCTCAAGGTGCACGAGAGGATCCACTTCAAGGACCGCCCTTTCAAGTGCGAGTTCTGCAGCTTCGACACCAAGCAGCGCAGCAACCTCACCACGCACATGAAGAAGGCGCACGGGGACAAGGTCAGGGTGAAGAAGAAGGCGGccgagaagggggaaggagagcgGCTGAAGGAAGGCAGCTCCAGGCAAGTGGCCAGGCTGGAAGCCAAGAAAGCTTTCAAGTGCGATCTCTGCGAGGCCTCGTTTGTCCGGGAAGACTCCTTGCGGAGCCACAAGAGGCAACACGTCGAGTACAACGGGGCTAAGAACACGGAGCTGGCCGTTTTGCAGTTCCAGGTGGACCCCACGAGGCCAACCGGCGCCCCTATTACCGTCAGCCACCTCCAGGTTCCGCTGCAGGCTTCGTCTTACGGCAAAGGGCAGGTGAAGATCATCGTCGGACATCAGGTACCCCAAGCCGGAGGTCTGGTGCAAGCGGCTTCCGTGAACATTGTGCCGCCAGCCTTAATAAGCCAGAACCAAGAAGATCTGTCTGGCAACGGCCAGTTGCAAATCCTGCAGCAAGTGAGCTTGCTGGCTCCCCCTCTGCCCCCGGGGTCTCAAGCGGAAAGCATTTCGATGGGCCAACCGGCCGTGCTCCTCACAACCCACAGTCCAGCGGAGAGAAGCACGCCCAACCAGACCCTGATTCCCGACATCCCCGTAGGCAGCCACGAGGCCACGGCGGCCCAGGCTTTCATCAGCAGTGCCGAAATTAGCTGCTCCGACTTGGAAGGACTCAACGCCTTGATTCAGGAAGGGGCCGGGGAGGTGACAGTGGTGAGCGATGAGGACCAGAGCATCACTGTGGCTACCTCGGTGCCCCCTCCGCCcatcttttcctcccctcctcacacCGACGTGCCCAAGCAAGTCTACTCCATTATCCAAAGTGGTGCAAGTTTGCTGTGTCCTGCAGACTCCATACCAGATTAG
- the ZFP64 gene encoding zinc finger protein 64 isoform X2: MKDMERHLRTHTGDKPHKCEVCGKSFSRKDKLKMHMRSHSGVKPYKCKHCDYAASESSSLNKHQRIHSNERPFKCQICPYASRNSSQLTVHLRSHTGDAPFQCRLCSAKFKINSDLKRHMRVHTGEKPYKCDYCDVRCAMKGNLKSHIRIKHSMENAYRCLECEFQCGNKTSLRHHLRTHQPEQPVKCSECSYSCSNKATLKVHERIHFKDRPFKCEFCSFDTKQRSNLTTHMKKAHGDKVRVKKKAAEKGEGERLKEGSSRQVARLEAKKAFKCDLCEASFVREDSLRSHKRQHVEYNGAKNTELAVLQFQVDPTRPTGAPITVSHLQVPLQASSYGKGQVKIIVGHQVPQAGGLVQAASVNIVPPALISQNQEDLSGNGQLQILQQVSLLAPPLPPGSQAESISMGQPAVLLTTHSPAERSTPNQTLIPDIPVGSHEATAAQAFISSAEISCSDLEGLNALIQEGAGEVTVVSDEDQSITVATSVPPPPIFSSPPHTDVPKQVYSIIQSGASLLCPADSIPD; the protein is encoded by the exons ATGAAAGACATGGAACGACATTTAAGAACACACACTG GTGACAAGCCCCACAAATGTGAGGtttgcgggaagagcttcagccgcAAAGACAAGCTGAAAATGCACATGCGATCCCACAGCGGAGTGAAGCCCTACAAGTGCAAGCACTGTGACTACGCAGCTTCCGAAAGCAGCAGCCTGAACAAGCACCAGCGCATCCATTCCAACGAGCGCCCTTTCAAGTGCCAGATCTGCCCTTACGCAAGCCGCAATTCCAGCCAGCTCACGGTGCATCTCAGGTCTCATACAG GAGACGCTCCCTTCCAGTGCCGCCTCTGCAGCGCCAAATTCAAAATCAACTCGGACTTGAAGAGGCACATGCGCgtgcacacgggggagaagccctacaagtgcgaCTACTGCGACGTGCGCTGTGCCATGAAGGGCAACCTGAAGTCGCACATCCGCATCAAGCACAGCATGGAGAACGCCTACCGGTGCCTCGAGTGCGAGTTCCAGTGCGGGAACAAGACCAGCCTCCGGCACCACCTGCGCACCCACCAGCCCGAGCAGCCTGTGAAATGCTCGGAGTGCAGCTACTCCTGCTCCAACAAGGCCACCCTCAAGGTGCACGAGAGGATCCACTTCAAGGACCGCCCTTTCAAGTGCGAGTTCTGCAGCTTCGACACCAAGCAGCGCAGCAACCTCACCACGCACATGAAGAAGGCGCACGGGGACAAGGTCAGGGTGAAGAAGAAGGCGGccgagaagggggaaggagagcgGCTGAAGGAAGGCAGCTCCAGGCAAGTGGCCAGGCTGGAAGCCAAGAAAGCTTTCAAGTGCGATCTCTGCGAGGCCTCGTTTGTCCGGGAAGACTCCTTGCGGAGCCACAAGAGGCAACACGTCGAGTACAACGGGGCTAAGAACACGGAGCTGGCCGTTTTGCAGTTCCAGGTGGACCCCACGAGGCCAACCGGCGCCCCTATTACCGTCAGCCACCTCCAGGTTCCGCTGCAGGCTTCGTCTTACGGCAAAGGGCAGGTGAAGATCATCGTCGGACATCAGGTACCCCAAGCCGGAGGTCTGGTGCAAGCGGCTTCCGTGAACATTGTGCCGCCAGCCTTAATAAGCCAGAACCAAGAAGATCTGTCTGGCAACGGCCAGTTGCAAATCCTGCAGCAAGTGAGCTTGCTGGCTCCCCCTCTGCCCCCGGGGTCTCAAGCGGAAAGCATTTCGATGGGCCAACCGGCCGTGCTCCTCACAACCCACAGTCCAGCGGAGAGAAGCACGCCCAACCAGACCCTGATTCCCGACATCCCCGTAGGCAGCCACGAGGCCACGGCGGCCCAGGCTTTCATCAGCAGTGCCGAAATTAGCTGCTCCGACTTGGAAGGACTCAACGCCTTGATTCAGGAAGGGGCCGGGGAGGTGACAGTGGTGAGCGATGAGGACCAGAGCATCACTGTGGCTACCTCGGTGCCCCCTCCGCCcatcttttcctcccctcctcacacCGACGTGCCCAAGCAAGTCTACTCCATTATCCAAAGTGGTGCAAGTTTGCTGTGTCCTGCAGACTCCATACCAGATTAG